A genomic stretch from Desulfolutivibrio sulfodismutans DSM 3696 includes:
- the dnaE gene encoding DNA polymerase III subunit alpha, giving the protein MADFVHLHCHTEYSLLDGAIRIGDLVKTAKDFGCPAAAITDHGNMHGGLVFYEAAKKAELKPIVGCEVYVAKERMAKKDARSPRDAGWHLILLAQNDVGFRNLLKLVTMGYFEGFHYKPRVDKAVLAAHSEGLIALSACLKGEINQAFLREGMDAAREQARQYAALFPDRFYLELQANDLPEQAKVNDMLIELSHETKLPLVATNDCHYLRASDAEAHDILLCIQTAACVDDEKRMRFTTKELYYRSPDEMAAAFAHVPEAIANTCAIAERINLSLDLKSLHFPAYTPPEGKDLDETMAAMAREGLTRRLAKMPGVEENKYWERLELELDVIRRMGFPGYFLIVQDFINWAKAQGIPVGPGRGSAAGSLVAYALRITNLDPLPYDLLFERFLNIERVSMPDIDVDFCERRRVEVIRYVTEKYGRDSVAQITTFGTMKAKAVVRDVGRALGMTFGETDRIAKLIPEDLKMTIDKALAQEPKLREMAAADPRIARLIDVSRRLEGLCRHASTHAAGVVISDKPMNEYVPLYKGKNDEIVTQWDMKRVEKVGLVKFDFLGLKTMTVIQDALEIIRQSGEEPPDLDTLPLTDPDTYELFSRGDTDGIFQVESEGMRKYLRMLRPTCFEDIIAMLALYRPGPLGSGMVEQFIRRKHGEEPVEYPHPLLAETLGPTYGVIVYQEQVMKIAQVLASFSLGDGDLLRRAMGKKNADEMAKQRSRFVDGAKENGIPEKKATEIFDLMEKFAEYGFNKSHSAAYALISYHTAYLKAHYPVAYMAALMTSDIDNQDKILKYIADCRERESEVLPPDVNAGQADFSVKDGKILYGLSGIKNVGREAISEIVAERDKNGPYTSLLDLASRVNLRKVTKRVLEYMIKSGACDGFGCTRSGLFAGLDQAVAIGQKRAADRATNQLSLMALMPTKPAPTTGLGVDCPEATLSEWGHEQKMAFEKEALGFYLTGHPLLAYIRDIRAMRLPSLVQCADLSPGTEVKVAAMVVSLKEIVTKKGGKMAFGLVKDLTGEAEITFFPEVFEKSRELLSVDAPLCITGKISTYEGGGGDDGKKLVKIEAAAVEHLSKTANDSADPVHVRLDACGGGELPLDGLAPILAKYPGNCRVHLVIVYPRAECRLRFGDAFCVRRCPDLRQELDEFEASCRDAAGAGENATGPARA; this is encoded by the coding sequence ATGGCCGATTTCGTCCATCTGCATTGCCACACGGAATACAGCCTCCTTGACGGGGCCATCCGCATCGGCGACCTGGTCAAGACGGCCAAGGACTTCGGCTGTCCGGCCGCAGCCATCACCGACCACGGCAACATGCACGGCGGGCTGGTCTTTTACGAGGCCGCCAAAAAGGCCGAGCTCAAGCCCATCGTGGGCTGCGAGGTCTACGTGGCCAAGGAGCGCATGGCCAAAAAGGACGCCCGCTCCCCCCGCGACGCCGGGTGGCACCTGATCCTCCTGGCCCAAAACGACGTCGGCTTCCGCAACCTCCTTAAGCTCGTGACCATGGGCTATTTCGAGGGCTTCCACTACAAGCCCCGGGTGGACAAGGCCGTTTTGGCCGCCCATTCCGAGGGGCTTATTGCGCTTTCGGCCTGCCTCAAGGGCGAGATCAACCAGGCCTTCCTTCGCGAGGGCATGGACGCGGCCCGGGAGCAGGCCCGGCAGTATGCGGCGCTTTTTCCGGATCGCTTTTATCTTGAGCTTCAGGCCAACGATCTGCCCGAGCAGGCCAAGGTCAACGACATGCTCATTGAGCTTTCGCACGAGACCAAGCTGCCGCTGGTGGCCACCAACGACTGCCACTACCTGCGCGCCTCGGACGCCGAGGCCCACGATATTTTATTGTGCATCCAGACGGCGGCCTGCGTGGACGACGAAAAGCGCATGCGCTTCACCACCAAGGAGCTCTATTACCGCTCCCCGGACGAGATGGCCGCCGCGTTCGCCCATGTGCCCGAGGCCATCGCCAACACCTGCGCCATCGCCGAGCGCATCAATTTGTCCCTCGATCTCAAGTCGCTGCATTTTCCGGCCTACACCCCGCCCGAGGGCAAGGATCTGGACGAGACCATGGCCGCCATGGCCCGCGAGGGCCTGACGCGGCGGTTGGCCAAGATGCCGGGGGTGGAGGAGAACAAATATTGGGAGCGCCTGGAGCTTGAGCTCGACGTCATAAGGCGCATGGGCTTTCCCGGCTATTTCCTCATCGTGCAGGACTTCATCAACTGGGCCAAGGCCCAGGGCATCCCGGTGGGGCCGGGGCGCGGTTCGGCGGCCGGGTCGCTGGTGGCCTATGCGCTGCGCATCACCAACCTGGACCCGCTGCCGTACGACCTGCTGTTCGAGCGCTTCCTGAACATCGAGCGCGTCAGCATGCCGGATATCGACGTGGATTTTTGCGAACGCCGCCGGGTGGAGGTCATCCGCTACGTCACCGAGAAGTACGGCCGCGACTCCGTGGCCCAGATCACCACATTCGGCACCATGAAGGCCAAGGCCGTGGTGCGCGACGTGGGCCGGGCGTTGGGCATGACCTTTGGCGAGACGGACCGCATCGCCAAGCTCATCCCGGAAGACCTGAAGATGACCATCGACAAGGCCCTGGCCCAGGAGCCCAAGCTGCGCGAGATGGCCGCCGCCGACCCGCGTATCGCCCGGCTCATCGACGTCTCGCGACGTCTGGAGGGGCTGTGCCGCCACGCCTCGACCCACGCCGCCGGGGTGGTCATTTCCGACAAGCCCATGAACGAATACGTCCCGCTCTACAAAGGGAAAAACGACGAAATCGTGACCCAGTGGGACATGAAGCGGGTGGAGAAGGTGGGGCTGGTCAAGTTCGACTTTCTGGGGCTTAAAACCATGACCGTCATCCAGGACGCCCTGGAGATCATCCGGCAAAGCGGGGAGGAGCCGCCGGATCTGGACACCCTGCCCCTGACCGATCCGGACACCTATGAGCTTTTCTCCCGGGGCGACACGGACGGCATCTTCCAGGTGGAAAGCGAGGGCATGCGCAAATACCTGCGGATGCTTCGGCCCACCTGCTTCGAGGACATCATCGCCATGCTGGCCCTGTACCGGCCGGGCCCCCTGGGGTCGGGCATGGTGGAGCAGTTCATCCGCCGCAAGCACGGCGAAGAGCCCGTGGAATATCCCCATCCGCTTCTGGCCGAGACCCTTGGCCCCACCTACGGGGTCATCGTCTACCAGGAACAGGTGATGAAGATCGCCCAGGTCCTGGCCAGCTTCAGCCTGGGCGACGGCGACCTGTTGCGCCGGGCCATGGGCAAGAAAAACGCGGACGAGATGGCCAAGCAGCGCAGCCGCTTCGTGGACGGGGCAAAAGAGAACGGCATCCCCGAGAAAAAGGCCACTGAGATCTTCGATCTCATGGAGAAGTTCGCGGAATACGGCTTCAACAAGTCCCACAGCGCGGCCTACGCGCTCATCTCCTACCATACGGCCTACCTGAAGGCCCACTATCCCGTGGCCTACATGGCTGCGCTGATGACCTCGGACATCGACAACCAGGACAAAATCCTCAAATACATCGCCGACTGCCGGGAGCGGGAGAGCGAGGTGCTGCCGCCGGACGTCAACGCCGGCCAGGCGGATTTTTCGGTCAAGGACGGCAAGATCCTCTACGGCCTGTCCGGGATCAAGAACGTGGGCCGCGAGGCCATCTCCGAGATCGTGGCCGAGCGCGACAAAAACGGCCCCTATACCTCGCTTCTGGATCTGGCCAGCCGGGTCAACCTGCGCAAGGTGACCAAACGGGTGCTGGAATACATGATCAAAAGCGGGGCCTGCGACGGCTTCGGCTGCACCCGGTCCGGGCTTTTCGCGGGGCTGGACCAGGCCGTGGCCATCGGCCAGAAGCGGGCCGCCGACCGGGCCACCAACCAGCTCTCGCTTATGGCGCTTATGCCGACCAAGCCCGCGCCCACTACCGGCCTTGGCGTCGACTGCCCCGAGGCCACCCTGTCGGAATGGGGCCACGAACAGAAGATGGCCTTCGAGAAGGAGGCCCTGGGGTTCTATCTCACGGGGCATCCGCTTCTGGCCTACATCCGCGACATCCGGGCCATGCGCCTGCCGTCGCTTGTGCAGTGCGCCGACCTGTCGCCGGGAACCGAGGTCAAGGTGGCGGCCATGGTGGTGTCGCTGAAGGAAATCGTGACCAAAAAGGGCGGCAAGATGGCCTTTGGGCTGGTGAAGGACTTAACCGGCGAGGCCGAGATCACCTTTTTCCCCGAGGTCTTCGAGAAGTCCCGGGAACTCTTGTCCGTGGACGCCCCCTTGTGCATCACCGGAAAGATCAGCACCTACGAGGGCGGCGGGGGTGACGACGGCAAAAAACTGGTCAAAATCGAGGCGGCGGCCGTGGAGCATCTGTCCAAGACCGCCAACGACAGCGCCGACCCGGTGCATGTGCGGCTTGACGCCTGCGGCGGGGGCGAGCTTCCCCTGGACGGGTTGGCCCCCATCCTGGCCAAATATCCCGGCAACTGCCGGGTGCATCTGGTCATCGTCTACCCCAGGGCCGAATGCCGCCTGCGCTTCGGCGACGCCTTTTGCGTGCGCCGCTGCCCGGATCTGCGCCAGGAGCTCGACGAGTTCGAGGCCTCCTGCCGGGACGCGGCCGGGGCCGGAGAAAACGCAACTGGCCCGGCCCGGGCCTGA
- a CDS encoding class I SAM-dependent methyltransferase — MTKLNGEFNVERHFDKSLSEKYDRRIRMFCPSYDALHRMILPWFQGLPKDALFLSSGAGTGAEIMSLGKMFPSWRFVAVDSSSNMINACQDNAAEARLNERVTFFNGRLQDCKLSTPCDAASSIFVSHFIKCREGKLSYFRSISANLKIGGVLVFADLFGDKTSPEFATLMDVWLRSYALHGVSDEELIRDRNHVYSDVDFITEKELILMLAEAGFATPIRFYQTYLFGGWVTTRVV; from the coding sequence ATGACAAAATTGAATGGTGAGTTTAATGTAGAACGACATTTTGATAAAAGTCTTTCGGAAAAATATGATCGCAGGATTCGGATGTTCTGTCCTAGTTATGATGCCCTGCATCGGATGATTCTTCCCTGGTTTCAAGGGTTGCCCAAGGATGCTCTCTTTCTTTCTTCTGGAGCTGGGACAGGTGCTGAAATCATGTCGCTTGGAAAGATGTTTCCATCTTGGAGATTTGTAGCGGTAGATAGTTCATCAAATATGATAAACGCTTGCCAAGATAATGCGGCCGAAGCTCGTTTGAATGAGAGAGTTACATTTTTTAATGGTCGTTTGCAGGATTGTAAATTATCTACACCGTGTGATGCAGCGTCGTCTATCTTTGTCTCTCACTTCATAAAATGTAGAGAAGGAAAGCTTTCCTATTTTAGGTCGATCTCAGCGAATTTGAAGATTGGCGGCGTACTCGTTTTCGCCGATCTTTTTGGGGATAAGACTTCTCCGGAATTTGCGACACTGATGGATGTGTGGTTACGATCCTATGCGTTGCATGGTGTATCTGATGAAGAGTTGATACGCGACCGTAACCATGTCTATAGTGACGTGGATTTCATCACAGAAAAAGAGTTGATCTTGATGTTAGCTGAAGCAGGTTTTGCAACTCCAATACGATTCTATCAGACATATTTGTTTGGGGGATGGGTCACTACTCGTGTCGTTTGA
- a CDS encoding VOC family protein: MPVRYAHTNIIAKDWRRLASFYEQVLGCTPVPPERDLSGAWLDALTGLSGSRLRGMHLRLPGHGESGPTLEIFSYDDMPQGPVMAPNTPGLAHLAFAVDDVAAVTQAFLSHGGSLVGESIDRDIPGVGRLFCVYARDPEGNMVELQRWEAAA; the protein is encoded by the coding sequence ATGCCCGTCCGCTACGCCCACACCAACATCATCGCCAAGGACTGGCGCAGGCTGGCCAGCTTTTATGAACAGGTGCTCGGCTGCACGCCCGTGCCGCCCGAGCGCGACCTGTCCGGGGCGTGGCTGGACGCCCTGACCGGGCTTTCCGGCAGCCGTTTGCGCGGCATGCACCTTCGCCTGCCCGGGCATGGCGAGTCCGGCCCGACGCTTGAAATTTTCTCCTACGACGACATGCCGCAAGGCCCCGTCATGGCCCCCAACACCCCGGGGCTGGCGCATCTGGCCTTTGCCGTTGACGACGTGGCGGCCGTGACCCAGGCCTTCCTGTCCCACGGCGGAAGCCTGGTGGGCGAGTCCATTGACCGCGACATCCCCGGAGTGGGGCGGCTTTTTTGCGTCTACGCCCGCGACCCCGAGGGCAACATGGTGGAGTTGCAGCGCTGGGAGGCGGCAGCCTAG
- a CDS encoding inorganic diphosphatase: MDYNAILTPYAKDTIINVVIEIPMGSAHKVEYDRKRKIMVLDRVEPAIFAKPVNYGFIPATLDDDGDELDVLFITDEPMPVGVAAQARVLGVLEFEDDKEMDHKVICVPADDRNTGNRIASLADLGEQWKRKIEHHFSHYKDLKKPGTTKVQGFGDAEKAHKVIEECIERWKKSV, translated from the coding sequence ATGGACTACAACGCCATTTTGACCCCGTATGCCAAGGACACAATCATCAATGTCGTGATCGAGATCCCCATGGGGTCGGCCCACAAGGTCGAGTATGATCGAAAAAGAAAAATCATGGTGCTCGACAGGGTTGAACCGGCGATCTTCGCCAAGCCCGTGAACTACGGCTTTATTCCGGCGACCCTGGACGACGACGGGGACGAGCTGGATGTGCTTTTCATCACCGACGAACCCATGCCCGTGGGGGTTGCGGCGCAGGCCAGGGTTCTCGGCGTGCTGGAATTCGAGGACGACAAGGAAATGGACCACAAGGTCATCTGCGTTCCGGCCGATGACCGGAACACGGGAAACCGCATCGCCTCGCTGGCCGATCTTGGCGAGCAGTGGAAACGAAAGATCGAGCACCATTTTTCGCACTACAAGGATCTCAAAAAGCCGGGCACGACCAAGGTCCAGGGCTTTGGCGACGCGGAAAAGGCGCACAAGGTGATTGAGGAATGCATCGAACGCTGGAAAAAGAGCGTCTAG
- a CDS encoding VOC family protein, translating into MPTQFAHTNIVAKDWKALARFYEIALGCTPLAPELVLSGDWLDDLVGLSGCSLHGVNLRMPGHGDSGPMLEILTYEDMPEGPVMHANTPGMAHLAFAVDDVEAAVKAFVANGGSLVGKSIVKEVPGVGRLSAAYARDPEGNIVELMRWD; encoded by the coding sequence ATGCCTACCCAGTTCGCTCACACGAACATTGTCGCCAAAGACTGGAAAGCCCTGGCCCGGTTCTATGAAATTGCACTGGGCTGTACGCCCTTGGCCCCCGAACTCGTCCTTTCCGGAGACTGGCTCGACGACCTGGTCGGCCTGTCCGGATGCAGCCTGCACGGCGTCAATCTGCGCATGCCCGGCCACGGCGACTCCGGCCCGATGCTTGAAATCCTGACCTACGAGGACATGCCCGAAGGCCCGGTCATGCATGCCAACACCCCGGGAATGGCCCATCTGGCCTTTGCCGTGGACGATGTAGAGGCGGCGGTCAAGGCCTTTGTGGCCAACGGCGGCAGCCTTGTGGGAAAATCCATCGTGAAAGAGGTTCCCGGCGTGGGGCGGTTGTCGGCAGCCTACGCCCGCGACCCCGAGGGCAACATCGTGGAGCTGATGCGCTGGGACTAG
- a CDS encoding DinB family protein, whose amino-acid sequence MKNLFVTLAGYNAWANFLLFEHLSGLSAEDFAAPRPVNFGSLAGIANHVLLADRAWLSRFTGSGGSPTAIDTIPYPGFADLLAARRAEDARIVAFAKELDPARLKGILHYHTMDGRPMALPMAAMVAHFFNHQTHHRGQMHAILSECGVRPRDIDLVFYQRQLSEMKEAEG is encoded by the coding sequence ATGAAGAACCTTTTCGTCACCCTGGCCGGGTACAACGCCTGGGCCAACTTTCTTCTCTTCGAGCATCTTTCCGGGCTGTCGGCCGAGGACTTCGCCGCGCCCCGGCCCGTGAATTTCGGCTCCCTGGCGGGCATCGCCAACCATGTGCTTTTGGCCGACCGGGCGTGGCTGTCCCGTTTTACCGGATCAGGAGGCAGCCCCACAGCCATCGACACCATCCCCTATCCCGGGTTTGCGGACCTGCTCGCCGCGCGCCGGGCCGAGGACGCCCGCATCGTGGCCTTCGCCAAGGAGCTGGACCCGGCCCGGCTGAAGGGCATCCTGCACTACCATACCATGGACGGCCGCCCCATGGCCCTGCCCATGGCGGCCATGGTGGCGCACTTTTTCAATCACCAGACGCACCACCGGGGCCAGATGCACGCTATTCTTTCCGAATGCGGCGTCCGGCCCCGGGATATCGATCTGGTGTTTTATCAGCGGCAACTGTCGGAAATGAAAGAAGCGGAAGGATGA
- the hypE gene encoding hydrogenase expression/formation protein HypE, with protein MSGRLLLDHGSGGKASQRLVAEMFMRHFDNEILRVMDDAAYLDISGPLAVSTDTFTVDPIFFPGGDIGALSVHGTVNDVSMLGATPLFLTCGFVLEEGLDLGDLERVVVSMGRAAREAGVRIVAGDTKVVPRGAADKIFINTTGIGTVRVSPAPSGRRAAPGDAILLTGSMGDHGLAILSTRQGLSFESPVVSDCASLNFLVGKVLDAVPDVHVLRDPTRGGLATTLNEIAGQSGVGCFIEESRIPVDPAVAGGCAVLGLDPLYLANEGKFICIVPEADAEAALAVMRADALGRGACRIGEVRADYPGKVVMTTPLGGQRLLGMLEGEQLPRIC; from the coding sequence ATGTCAGGACGACTTCTTTTGGATCACGGCAGCGGCGGCAAGGCGTCGCAGCGTCTGGTCGCCGAGATGTTCATGCGGCATTTCGACAACGAGATTTTACGCGTCATGGACGACGCGGCATATTTGGACATTTCCGGGCCGCTGGCGGTGAGCACGGACACGTTCACCGTGGACCCGATCTTTTTTCCGGGCGGTGACATCGGGGCGTTGTCCGTGCACGGAACGGTGAACGATGTGTCCATGCTCGGGGCCACGCCGCTTTTTCTGACCTGCGGGTTTGTTCTGGAAGAGGGCCTGGACCTGGGCGACCTGGAGCGGGTCGTGGTCTCCATGGGCCGCGCCGCGCGTGAGGCCGGGGTGCGCATCGTGGCCGGGGACACCAAGGTCGTGCCGCGCGGCGCGGCGGACAAAATATTCATCAATACCACGGGCATTGGAACGGTGCGGGTCAGCCCGGCCCCGAGCGGGCGCCGGGCCGCGCCAGGAGACGCGATACTTTTGACCGGCAGCATGGGCGACCATGGGCTGGCGATTTTGTCCACGCGGCAGGGATTGTCCTTTGAGTCGCCGGTGGTCAGCGACTGCGCCTCGCTCAATTTTCTGGTGGGCAAGGTGCTGGACGCCGTGCCGGACGTGCATGTGCTTCGCGACCCGACGCGCGGCGGGCTGGCCACGACGCTCAATGAGATTGCCGGGCAGTCGGGCGTGGGGTGCTTTATCGAGGAGTCGCGCATTCCCGTGGACCCGGCCGTGGCCGGGGGCTGCGCCGTCTTGGGGCTTGACCCGCTGTATCTGGCCAACGAAGGCAAATTCATCTGCATCGTGCCCGAGGCCGACGCCGAGGCGGCCCTGGCGGTGATGCGGGCCGACGCGCTGGGGCGCGGGGCCTGCCGCATCGGCGAGGTGCGGGCCGACTATCCGGGCAAGGTGGTGATGACCACGCCCCTCGGCGGGCAGCGGCTCCTCGGTATGCTCGAAGGGGAGCAGTTGCCGAGGATTTGTTGA
- the hypD gene encoding hydrogenase formation protein HypD, with translation MNSFDAFKDPALCRSLLGRLTEEATTPMRFMEVCGTHTVAIFQSGLRSLLPGTITHLTGPGCPVCVTHESEVAAFLELAARDDVIVATFGDLMRVPGPKGANLKTASAEGARVEVVYSPFDALALAKANPDRTVVFLGIGFETTAPTVAATIRLAREQSLDNFLVMSFHKLVPPALRALLADPEARVDAFILPGHVSAIIGVDPYAFLATEYGVPSVITGFEPLDILQALIHIVRMRRDNAPAVINQYSRVVPEHGNQKALAVMAEVFTPVDALWRGLGVLPQSGLAIAEPYAAFDAFKVLGITLKDHPPLPGCRCGEVLKGKMPPNECPLFAKACTPATPVGPCMVSTEGGCAAYFKYRLEA, from the coding sequence TTGAACTCCTTTGACGCCTTCAAGGATCCGGCCCTGTGTCGCAGCCTGCTTGGGCGGCTCACGGAAGAGGCCACGACCCCCATGCGCTTCATGGAGGTCTGCGGCACCCACACCGTGGCCATCTTCCAAAGCGGCCTGCGCTCGCTTCTGCCGGGGACCATCACCCACCTGACCGGCCCGGGCTGTCCGGTATGCGTCACCCACGAGTCCGAAGTCGCCGCCTTCCTCGAACTGGCCGCCCGTGACGACGTCATCGTGGCCACCTTCGGCGATCTCATGCGCGTGCCCGGCCCCAAAGGCGCAAACCTCAAGACCGCCTCGGCCGAGGGGGCCCGGGTGGAGGTCGTCTATTCCCCCTTCGACGCCCTGGCCCTGGCCAAGGCCAACCCCGACCGCACAGTCGTCTTTTTGGGCATCGGCTTCGAGACCACCGCGCCCACCGTGGCCGCCACCATCCGGCTGGCCCGGGAACAGTCCCTCGACAACTTCCTGGTCATGAGCTTCCACAAGCTCGTGCCCCCGGCCCTGCGGGCGCTATTGGCCGACCCCGAGGCCCGGGTGGACGCCTTCATCCTGCCCGGACACGTCTCGGCCATCATCGGCGTCGACCCCTACGCCTTCCTGGCCACGGAATATGGCGTGCCCTCGGTCATCACCGGGTTCGAACCCCTGGACATCCTCCAGGCCCTCATCCACATCGTGCGCATGCGCCGGGACAACGCCCCGGCGGTCATCAACCAATATTCCCGGGTGGTGCCCGAACACGGCAACCAAAAGGCCCTGGCGGTCATGGCCGAGGTCTTCACCCCCGTGGACGCCCTGTGGCGCGGCCTGGGCGTTTTGCCTCAAAGCGGGCTGGCCATTGCCGAGCCCTATGCCGCATTCGACGCCTTCAAGGTGCTGGGCATCACCCTCAAGGACCATCCGCCGCTGCCCGGGTGCCGCTGCGGCGAGGTGCTCAAGGGCAAGATGCCGCCCAATGAATGTCCGCTGTTCGCCAAGGCCTGCACCCCGGCCACGCCTGTGGGACCGTGCATGGTGTCCACCGAAGGCGGTTGCGCGGCGTATTTCAAATATCGCCTGGAGGCGTAG
- a CDS encoding HypC/HybG/HupF family hydrogenase formation chaperone, with protein sequence MCLAVPMEIISIADNVADVEIGGVKRQVRLDIIDEAPAIGDYVIVHAGFALRRLDREDALETIKLFQEGLNLELL encoded by the coding sequence GTGTGTCTTGCCGTTCCCATGGAAATTATCAGCATTGCCGATAACGTCGCCGACGTGGAAATAGGCGGCGTCAAGCGCCAGGTCCGCCTGGACATCATCGATGAGGCCCCGGCCATTGGCGACTACGTCATCGTCCACGCCGGATTCGCCCTGCGCCGCCTGGACCGCGAGGACGCCCTGGAGACCATCAAGCTCTTTCAGGAAGGGCTCAACCTTGAACTCCTTTGA
- a CDS encoding OmpA/MotB family protein has protein sequence MAKSKTGEPSPIIIVKKGGGGHKAHHGGSWKVAYADFVTAMMAFFLLLWLIASLKPQQKNELALVFQDKNAPTKEKVVNLEKIPTFMAKDAKVGRPEFKLSQENKLRYEVALMIKEIIANDPNLRQTSGVSSDSSGVLLNVNSPVLFDPNSATLKPGSDKMLQGIIDILKAHKIDLVVRGHADDGESGGGLYPSKWELSSARAAAIVRYIVEKGGIPPTRVRAVGYGDSQPLVPPTSPEARAKNRRVEFYYHGQDTPAW, from the coding sequence GTGGCAAAAAGTAAGACGGGCGAACCAAGCCCGATCATCATCGTCAAAAAGGGCGGCGGCGGGCACAAGGCCCACCACGGCGGCAGTTGGAAGGTGGCCTATGCCGACTTCGTGACGGCCATGATGGCCTTTTTCCTGCTTCTGTGGCTGATCGCATCGCTGAAACCGCAACAGAAAAACGAGCTGGCCCTGGTCTTCCAGGACAAAAACGCGCCCACCAAGGAAAAGGTGGTCAACCTGGAGAAGATCCCGACCTTCATGGCCAAGGACGCCAAGGTGGGGCGGCCGGAATTCAAACTCTCCCAGGAAAACAAGCTGCGCTACGAAGTGGCGCTGATGATCAAGGAGATCATCGCCAACGACCCCAACCTGCGCCAGACCTCGGGCGTGAGTTCCGACTCTTCGGGCGTGCTCTTAAACGTCAACAGCCCCGTGCTTTTTGATCCCAACTCGGCCACCCTCAAGCCCGGCTCGGACAAGATGCTCCAGGGCATCATCGACATCCTAAAGGCCCACAAGATTGACCTCGTGGTCCGGGGCCACGCCGACGACGGCGAGTCGGGCGGCGGGCTCTATCCCTCCAAATGGGAGTTGTCTTCGGCCCGGGCGGCGGCCATCGTGCGTTATATCGTGGAAAAAGGCGGCATCCCGCCCACCCGGGTGCGCGCCGTGGGCTACGGCGACAGCCAACCCCTGGTGCCCCCCACCTCACCCGAGGCCCGGGCCAAGAACCGGCGCGTGGAATTCTATTACCACGGCCAGGATACCCCGGCCTGGTAG